In one window of Rathayibacter caricis DSM 15933 DNA:
- a CDS encoding methylated-DNA--[protein]-cysteine S-methyltransferase, whose product MRTTPLHLRRTASPLGRIEIGSDGRAIVSLAIARADVLPHDHLEESTDPVLDAAVDQLDEYFAGARRSFDLPVSLTGTAFQLEIWTALQSLRWGEITSYGALGQATGRLRSGRPIGGAVGRNPVPIIVGCHRVLAGDGRITGYSGGEGIATKKWLLDHEGIAHR is encoded by the coding sequence ATGAGAACGACTCCCCTCCACCTGCGCCGCACGGCGAGCCCGCTCGGCCGGATCGAGATCGGCAGCGACGGCCGCGCGATCGTGTCGCTCGCCATCGCGCGGGCCGACGTGCTCCCCCACGACCACCTCGAGGAGAGCACCGATCCGGTGCTCGATGCGGCCGTCGACCAGCTCGACGAGTACTTCGCCGGAGCGCGCCGCTCCTTCGACCTGCCGGTGAGCCTCACCGGCACCGCCTTCCAGCTCGAGATCTGGACGGCGCTGCAGTCCCTCCGCTGGGGCGAGATCACGTCCTACGGCGCACTGGGCCAGGCGACGGGACGGCTCCGCTCCGGGCGCCCGATCGGCGGCGCCGTCGGCCGCAACCCCGTTCCGATCATCGTCGGATGCCACCGTGTCCTCGCAGGGGACGGCCGGATCACCGGGTACAGCGGTGGTGAGGGGATCGCGACGAAGAAGTGGCTCCTCGACCACGAGGGGATCGCGCACCGATGA
- a CDS encoding Lrp/AsnC family transcriptional regulator, producing the protein MSPNRPPAQRPVQLDDVSKAIIEQLQADGRRSYAEIGKAVGLSEAAVRQRVQKLTESGVMQIVAVTDPMQLGFYRQAMIGVRVTGDTREVADRLAAIPAVDYVVLTAGTFDILAEVVCENDDDLIALLNQEIRSLPGVLSTETFVYLKLHKQFYNWGTR; encoded by the coding sequence ATGAGTCCCAACCGCCCTCCTGCGCAGCGCCCGGTCCAGCTCGACGACGTGTCGAAGGCGATCATCGAACAGCTGCAGGCCGACGGGCGGCGCTCCTACGCCGAGATCGGCAAGGCGGTCGGCCTGAGCGAGGCGGCCGTGCGCCAGCGCGTCCAGAAGCTCACAGAATCCGGCGTCATGCAGATCGTCGCCGTGACGGACCCGATGCAGTTGGGCTTCTACCGTCAGGCGATGATCGGGGTGCGCGTCACGGGCGACACCCGCGAGGTCGCGGATCGCCTCGCCGCCATCCCCGCCGTGGACTACGTGGTCCTGACGGCGGGCACGTTCGACATCCTCGCCGAGGTCGTCTGCGAGAACGACGACGACCTCATCGCACTGCTCAATCAGGAGATCCGCTCGCTGCCGGGCGTCCTCTCGACCGAGACCTTCGTCTATCTCAAACTCCACAAGCAGTTCTACAACTGGGGAACGCGGTAA
- a CDS encoding ABC transporter substrate-binding protein, which yields MTRPLPRDPVLREAIAVARSRERERRAMLSRRAVLGGLGLGAGALALAACAPVSRPAPTAAADGSAADPRLVWDNWPAYLDEDDDGAYPTLLAFEEQSGISVTYNVAVDDNNSYYGKVKDQLALGQYIGADTVCLTEWMVSRLVRRGFVQELDHANIPNIANLSASLANPDFDPGRRLSLPWQAGFAGICWNKEKLPDGLRSVDDLWDPELRGRVGVLSEMRDTIGLIMQAQGTDIAGTWGDDEFMNAIDVFRKQVDDGQIRNIKGNAYLNDLQNEDTLAAICWSGDITLINAEAGDKWEFALPDSGGTLWNDTFVVPMGSKRKANAEALMNYYYEPEVAAEVAAWVNYITPVDGAKDAMESIDPELAENQLIFPDEQTLSQAHVFRTLTASEEKDYQAEFQKVLLGI from the coding sequence ATGACCCGTCCCCTCCCGAGGGATCCCGTCCTCCGCGAGGCGATCGCCGTCGCCCGCTCCCGAGAGCGCGAGCGGCGCGCGATGCTGTCACGGCGTGCCGTCCTCGGCGGACTGGGGCTCGGAGCGGGTGCTCTCGCGCTCGCCGCCTGCGCGCCGGTCAGCCGCCCGGCTCCCACGGCGGCTGCCGACGGATCGGCCGCCGACCCGAGACTGGTCTGGGACAACTGGCCCGCCTACCTCGACGAGGACGACGACGGCGCCTACCCGACGCTGCTGGCCTTCGAGGAGCAGTCCGGGATCTCGGTCACCTACAACGTGGCGGTCGACGACAACAACTCCTACTACGGCAAGGTCAAGGACCAGCTGGCCCTCGGCCAGTACATCGGCGCCGACACCGTGTGCCTGACCGAGTGGATGGTCTCGCGGCTCGTCCGGCGCGGCTTCGTCCAGGAGCTCGACCACGCCAACATCCCGAACATCGCCAATCTGAGCGCCTCGCTCGCCAACCCGGACTTCGATCCGGGCCGTCGGCTCTCGCTGCCGTGGCAGGCGGGGTTCGCGGGGATCTGCTGGAACAAGGAGAAGCTGCCGGACGGCCTGCGCAGCGTCGACGACCTGTGGGACCCGGAGCTGCGCGGACGCGTCGGCGTGCTGAGCGAGATGCGGGACACGATCGGACTCATCATGCAGGCCCAGGGCACGGACATCGCCGGAACTTGGGGCGACGACGAGTTCATGAACGCGATCGACGTCTTCCGCAAGCAGGTCGACGACGGCCAGATCCGCAACATCAAGGGCAACGCCTACCTCAACGACCTGCAGAACGAGGACACCCTGGCGGCGATCTGCTGGTCGGGCGACATCACGCTCATCAACGCGGAGGCGGGCGACAAGTGGGAGTTCGCTCTCCCCGACTCCGGCGGCACGCTCTGGAACGACACGTTCGTCGTGCCGATGGGCTCGAAGCGGAAAGCCAACGCGGAAGCCCTCATGAACTACTACTACGAGCCGGAGGTCGCCGCCGAGGTGGCCGCCTGGGTCAACTACATCACCCCCGTCGACGGAGCGAAGGACGCCATGGAGAGCATCGACCCGGAGCTGGCCGAGAACCAGCTGATCTTCCCCGACGAGCAGACGCTGTCGCAGGCGCACGTGTTCCGGACGCTCACGGCGTCGGAGGAGAAGGACTACCAGGCGGAGTTCCAGAAAGTGCTGCTGGGCATCTGA
- a CDS encoding F0F1 ATP synthase subunit epsilon encodes MAGTLKVSVVSANAEVWSGEAKQLTARTVEGEIGILAGHEPLLAILATGEVRVTAADGTRITAQADDGFLSVENDVVTVVAREAALV; translated from the coding sequence CCCTGAAGGTCAGCGTCGTCTCCGCCAACGCGGAGGTGTGGTCGGGAGAGGCGAAGCAGCTCACGGCCCGCACCGTCGAGGGTGAGATCGGTATTCTCGCCGGCCACGAGCCGTTGCTCGCGATCCTCGCCACCGGCGAGGTGCGCGTCACCGCGGCCGACGGCACGCGCATCACCGCGCAGGCCGACGACGGATTCCTGTCCGTCGAGAACGACGTCGTCACGGTCGTCGCCCGCGAGGCGGCGCTCGTCTGA
- a CDS encoding aspartate aminotransferase family protein, with translation MHFTRQSVMDSGAGVPIITRGEGHHIWDSTGRKYIDGLSGLFVVNAGHGRRRLAEAAAKQASELSFFPLWSYATPSAIELADRLADHAPGDLNRVFFSTGGGEAVETAFKLAKHFWKLQGKPGKHKVISRSVAYHGTPQGALAITGIPAMKSMFEPLVPGGFRVPNTNFYRAPQHGDDLEAFGVWAADRIEEMIEFEGPDTVAAVFLEPVQNSGGCFPPPPGYFQRVREICDRHDVLLVSDEVICAFGRIGHMFACDEYGYVPDMITCAKGMTSGYSPIGATIVSDRVYEPFRHGQVSFPHGYTFGGHPVSAAVALENLDIFEEEKLNERVRENSPVFRSTLEKLLDLPIVGDVRGAGYFFGIELVKDKATKETFDDDESERLLRGFLSKALFDAGLYCRADDRGDPVVQLAPPLTTGPKEFDEIEQILRGVLTEAWARL, from the coding sequence ATGCACTTCACCCGGCAGTCCGTCATGGACTCCGGCGCAGGGGTGCCGATCATCACGCGCGGCGAGGGTCACCACATCTGGGACAGCACGGGCCGGAAGTACATCGACGGCCTCTCCGGCCTGTTCGTCGTGAACGCCGGCCACGGTCGCCGTCGACTCGCCGAGGCCGCGGCCAAGCAGGCGTCGGAGCTGTCCTTCTTCCCGCTCTGGTCGTACGCCACGCCGAGCGCGATCGAGCTCGCCGACCGTCTCGCCGACCACGCTCCGGGCGATCTCAACAGGGTCTTCTTCTCCACCGGCGGGGGCGAGGCGGTCGAGACCGCCTTCAAGCTCGCCAAGCACTTCTGGAAGCTCCAGGGGAAGCCGGGGAAGCACAAGGTCATCTCTCGGTCCGTGGCCTATCACGGAACTCCGCAGGGAGCGCTCGCCATCACCGGCATCCCGGCGATGAAGTCGATGTTCGAGCCGCTGGTCCCGGGAGGCTTCCGGGTGCCGAACACGAACTTCTACCGCGCTCCCCAGCACGGCGACGACCTCGAGGCCTTCGGCGTCTGGGCCGCCGATCGGATCGAGGAGATGATCGAGTTCGAGGGGCCGGACACCGTGGCCGCCGTGTTCCTGGAGCCGGTCCAGAACTCCGGAGGATGCTTCCCGCCCCCGCCCGGCTACTTCCAGCGCGTCCGCGAGATCTGCGACCGCCACGACGTCCTCCTCGTCTCGGACGAGGTCATCTGCGCCTTCGGTCGCATCGGCCACATGTTCGCCTGCGACGAGTACGGCTACGTCCCCGACATGATCACCTGCGCGAAGGGCATGACGAGCGGGTACTCCCCCATCGGCGCGACGATCGTCAGCGACCGCGTCTACGAGCCCTTCCGCCACGGCCAGGTCTCCTTCCCCCACGGCTACACCTTCGGCGGCCACCCGGTCTCGGCCGCCGTCGCCCTCGAGAACCTCGACATCTTCGAGGAGGAGAAGCTTAACGAGCGCGTCCGCGAGAACTCGCCGGTCTTCCGCTCGACCCTCGAGAAGCTGCTCGATCTCCCGATCGTCGGAGACGTGCGCGGAGCCGGTTACTTCTTCGGCATCGAACTCGTGAAGGACAAGGCGACGAAGGAGACCTTCGACGACGACGAGTCGGAGCGCCTGCTGAGGGGGTTCCTGTCGAAGGCGCTGTTCGACGCGGGTCTCTACTGCCGAGCGGATGATCGCGGCGATCCGGTCGTCCAGCTCGCTCCGCCGCTGACGACGGGTCCGAAGGAGTTCGACGAGATCGAGCAGATCCTGCGAGGCGTTCTGACGGAGGCCTGGGCCCGTCTCTGA
- a CDS encoding PP2C family protein-serine/threonine phosphatase, translating into MTQIGRSRASVTVPVSAWSSDTPAAEVTLGWAARTDTGRVRSANQDSYLAKTPLFAVADGMGGHAAGEIASEAVVSRLSIAATGTTVGAEEIDRALRDAVSDIARHSETADRGTGTTVTGAALTAVGGEPYWSIFNIGDSRVYLWVQGSLVQLTVDHSVVQELVDAGLISRDEADVHPHSNVITRAVGFHEAPVPDYRLVPVIAPSRLLLCSDGLTKELTDAGLEHLLSSTTSAQDAVDALVDAALENGGRDNVTAIVVDVLDVVGDPG; encoded by the coding sequence ATGACGCAGATCGGCCGCAGCCGCGCCAGCGTCACCGTGCCCGTCTCGGCCTGGAGCTCGGACACCCCGGCGGCCGAGGTGACCCTGGGGTGGGCGGCCCGCACGGACACCGGTCGGGTCCGCAGCGCGAACCAGGACAGCTACCTCGCGAAGACACCCCTCTTCGCCGTGGCCGACGGCATGGGCGGGCACGCGGCCGGGGAGATCGCCAGCGAGGCCGTCGTCTCGCGGCTGTCGATCGCCGCGACGGGGACGACCGTGGGAGCCGAGGAGATCGATCGTGCTCTCCGCGACGCGGTCAGCGACATCGCGCGCCACTCCGAGACGGCCGACCGTGGAACCGGCACCACGGTGACCGGAGCCGCGCTCACCGCCGTCGGGGGAGAGCCGTACTGGTCGATCTTCAACATCGGCGATTCCCGGGTCTACCTGTGGGTGCAGGGATCGCTCGTGCAGCTGACGGTGGACCACTCCGTGGTGCAGGAGCTGGTGGACGCTGGGCTGATCTCCCGGGACGAAGCGGACGTGCACCCCCACAGCAACGTCATCACCCGGGCGGTCGGCTTCCACGAGGCGCCTGTCCCCGACTACCGGCTCGTCCCGGTGATCGCTCCGTCACGCCTCCTGCTGTGCTCGGACGGGTTGACCAAGGAGCTGACGGACGCGGGGCTCGAGCACCTGCTGTCCTCGACCACGAGTGCCCAGGACGCCGTCGACGCGCTCGTGGATGCGGCGCTGGAGAACGGCGGGCGCGACAACGTGACGGCGATCGTCGTCGATGTGCTCGACGTGGTGGGCGACCCCGGCTGA
- a CDS encoding YaaA family protein, with translation MHVVLPPSETKRSGGSSVFVLEDLAFPELAGRRRELRDALVRLAHDRDASARALKLGPRQLSEIERNAALMTAPAMPAVDRFDGVLYDSLDAVGLGAAGRAFLGRTVLVQSALWGPVRASDPIPAYRLSHDSRVPGMPLRRWWAGEAGRALASLGGLVLDLRSEAYAALGPLSGDSQRFVRVRSRGADGSLRNLNHFNKQSKGLFVRALAEDDFATDSIEELVEWSAGRGFELGVNAQSGELDLVVPEA, from the coding sequence GTGCACGTCGTGCTGCCGCCGTCCGAGACGAAGCGCTCGGGCGGCTCCTCCGTCTTCGTACTCGAGGACCTGGCGTTCCCGGAACTCGCGGGGCGCCGACGAGAGCTGCGGGACGCGCTGGTGCGGCTCGCGCACGATCGCGACGCGTCGGCGCGTGCTCTGAAGCTCGGGCCGCGGCAGCTCTCCGAGATCGAACGCAATGCGGCGCTGATGACGGCACCCGCGATGCCTGCGGTCGACCGCTTCGACGGGGTCCTCTACGACTCGCTGGACGCGGTGGGTCTGGGGGCGGCGGGGCGGGCTTTCCTCGGCCGAACCGTCCTCGTCCAGTCCGCCCTCTGGGGGCCGGTACGGGCATCCGACCCGATCCCGGCGTACCGGCTCTCGCACGACTCACGAGTCCCGGGCATGCCGTTGAGGCGCTGGTGGGCGGGGGAAGCGGGTCGCGCTCTGGCGTCGCTGGGTGGTCTCGTGCTCGATCTGCGCAGCGAGGCCTATGCGGCGCTCGGACCGCTCTCGGGGGATTCGCAGCGTTTCGTGCGCGTGCGGTCGCGGGGCGCCGACGGGTCGCTCCGCAATCTGAACCACTTCAACAAGCAGAGCAAGGGGCTCTTCGTCCGAGCACTGGCGGAGGACGACTTCGCGACCGACTCGATCGAGGAACTCGTGGAGTGGTCCGCGGGCCGGGGCTTCGAGCTCGGGGTCAACGCGCAGTCAGGGGAGCTCGACCTGGTCGTTCCCGAGGCGTGA
- a CDS encoding DUF4192 family protein: MTPLDTSPPLHHGALLSRIPQLVGFHPRESVVLVPVRDGAPTGALRFDLPGGDPVLSARAFLGALGRFGRADSVVAVLYADDPARSGAVASALRARARETSLTSFEAIGAEPEPAPIVDPAGGLRSARKAVAEQVDLLLDRHPRAELPGGDRARVEQLLRRTADGREIPPGPELTAALIVSAQRPGWVEHALTILLAPRAQAHPDHVVKAIARVADLAPRTERARVLVLLAALHWSSGDSGAALRVAQEAGRTDPHEEGARRLLAALECGERPPWQFAHERAA, translated from the coding sequence ATGACTCCTCTCGACACGTCCCCGCCCCTCCACCACGGAGCGCTCCTGTCCCGCATCCCGCAGCTCGTCGGCTTCCACCCGCGCGAGAGTGTCGTGCTCGTCCCTGTGCGTGACGGTGCTCCGACCGGTGCGCTCCGATTCGACCTGCCCGGAGGAGACCCGGTGCTCTCCGCCCGGGCCTTCCTCGGTGCGCTGGGTCGCTTCGGTCGCGCCGACTCCGTCGTCGCGGTGCTGTACGCGGACGATCCGGCGAGATCCGGCGCGGTCGCCTCGGCACTGCGGGCTCGCGCCCGTGAGACGTCGCTCACCTCGTTCGAGGCGATCGGTGCCGAGCCCGAGCCTGCACCGATCGTCGACCCGGCCGGAGGACTCCGTTCAGCGCGGAAGGCGGTGGCGGAGCAGGTCGACCTGCTGCTCGATCGGCATCCGCGGGCCGAGCTGCCAGGAGGGGACCGTGCGAGGGTGGAACAGCTGCTCCGGCGAACGGCGGACGGTCGGGAGATCCCGCCCGGACCGGAGCTCACCGCCGCACTGATCGTGAGCGCGCAGCGTCCGGGCTGGGTCGAGCACGCCCTGACGATCCTCCTGGCACCACGGGCGCAGGCGCACCCGGATCACGTGGTAAAGGCGATCGCGCGCGTGGCGGATCTCGCTCCCCGGACCGAGCGGGCTCGCGTCCTCGTGCTTCTCGCAGCGCTGCACTGGTCGTCCGGCGACTCCGGCGCGGCACTCCGTGTCGCCCAGGAAGCGGGCCGCACGGACCCGCACGAGGAAGGAGCACGCCGTCTCCTCGCCGCACTCGAGTGCGGCGAGCGCCCGCCCTGGCAGTTCGCGCACGAGCGCGCCGCCTGA
- a CDS encoding DNA-3-methyladenine glycosylase I, which produces MTVDEGILVDEDGTARCAWAGRDPEYRRYHDEEWGVPLHGDRPLLEKICLEGFQSGLSWITILRKRPRFREVFHDFDLESVAGFGEDDVERLMADPGIIRNRPKITATIENARATLALRDRDGDGALDRLVWSFHDDRSGGRPVTLEHVPTRTASSLALSRALRSAGFRFVGPTTMYALQQSAGIVDDHLAGCFRAAD; this is translated from the coding sequence ATGACGGTCGACGAGGGGATCCTCGTCGACGAGGACGGCACGGCCCGCTGCGCGTGGGCCGGCCGGGATCCGGAGTACCGCCGATACCACGACGAGGAATGGGGCGTTCCCCTCCACGGCGACCGGCCGCTCCTCGAGAAGATCTGCCTGGAGGGTTTCCAGTCCGGCCTCTCCTGGATCACGATCCTCCGGAAGCGTCCCCGATTCCGAGAGGTCTTCCACGACTTCGACCTCGAGTCGGTGGCGGGGTTCGGTGAGGACGACGTCGAGCGCCTCATGGCCGATCCGGGGATCATCCGCAATCGCCCGAAGATCACGGCGACGATCGAGAACGCCCGGGCCACGCTCGCCTTGCGTGACAGAGACGGCGACGGCGCCCTCGACCGCCTGGTCTGGTCGTTCCACGACGACCGGTCGGGAGGCAGGCCCGTGACCCTCGAGCACGTGCCGACCAGGACGGCCTCGTCACTCGCCCTGTCCCGCGCCCTCCGCTCGGCCGGCTTCCGCTTCGTCGGCCCCACCACGATGTACGCCCTGCAGCAGTCGGCCGGCATCGTCGACGACCATCTCGCAGGATGCTTCCGAGCCGCCGACTGA
- a CDS encoding FtsK/SpoIIIE domain-containing protein encodes MNHLPELSAPRPPAPAPRPPFPWIAALAPVLSAAVLFAVTRSPTVLAFAALGPVVVIASSLDAKRVRRRTERAEDERYARESAAYREALAERERNRLAELRAEAPDAREILRGGLPADTRWRRRAEGFAVVLGRGVLSSGTGAPMAEAPLRTPATVGIGVAGPPVLTRAFARGLLIQALELVPPEELAVVLPPGPEWDCLRSAPHARGDAPGAVWRVVEVDDGGVGSESERLVVLASRSSDLPPACRCVVELGGPGGDRVIGREAVGRTEDLSVGYVSTQEARRYSEALAGASSPVSARAVPDAVSLVELGALRRVGGGPGLPVVLGIGADGPVEVDLVADGPHAIVGGTTGSGKSELLVAWVLALAARYDPAAVTFLLADFKGGAGFAPLAGVPHVTGVITDLDPHGADRAFASVAAELRRREVVLARHGVPDIARLPRGALARLVVVVDECAVVLERSPDLHRAFADIAARGRSLGVHLVLCTQRPIGVVRDAVAANCGLRIALRVHDAADSRALLGTDAAARIPHASPGRCVVSAGGRRTLVQTALAGPGDIPLAIAAGDADVPVHRPWLDPLPSHLGVPPDDRAGLLLGVVDRPTEQTQEAVVLTRPSLLVLGAAGTGRTSTLRMLAEQLGAPPVLGAEDAEEIWDEVVSDRGGETPLLLDDLDLLLRRCSDEERRRLLDSLQTAVRSGRRRIVVSARRTTDGIAALRDGVDDVLLLRAASRQDHQLLAVDGEPFRAELPPGGGWWHGDRLQVFECSRPALARERRLPPPLPVGAARVAILTNSSRALRTMLDGTAPVLSVEEALAADGGERSSVILGTVAEWATARGLLAGIRRDGAVVLDVPPLEARTVLGPLPVAPLCTPGSLVLEEGGRLRRSRWPDSSRNEAATSGIRGLKGV; translated from the coding sequence ATGAACCACCTCCCCGAGCTCTCCGCGCCCCGACCGCCTGCTCCCGCGCCGCGTCCGCCGTTCCCGTGGATCGCTGCTCTCGCCCCGGTCCTGTCGGCGGCGGTCCTGTTCGCGGTGACGCGGTCGCCGACGGTGCTGGCGTTCGCCGCGCTGGGGCCGGTCGTCGTCATCGCCTCCTCCCTCGACGCGAAGCGCGTGCGACGCAGAACCGAGCGCGCCGAGGACGAGCGCTACGCGCGGGAGTCCGCCGCCTACAGGGAGGCGCTCGCGGAGCGGGAGAGGAACCGGCTCGCCGAGCTGCGGGCGGAGGCGCCGGACGCGCGGGAGATCCTCCGAGGAGGGCTTCCCGCCGACACCAGGTGGCGGCGACGCGCGGAGGGATTCGCCGTGGTGCTGGGGAGGGGCGTGCTCTCGTCCGGGACCGGTGCGCCGATGGCGGAGGCGCCGCTGCGCACGCCGGCGACCGTGGGGATCGGAGTGGCGGGTCCTCCGGTGCTGACCCGCGCCTTCGCCCGAGGGCTCCTGATCCAGGCACTGGAGCTCGTCCCGCCGGAGGAGCTCGCCGTCGTCCTCCCTCCGGGTCCGGAGTGGGACTGCCTGCGCAGCGCACCCCACGCGCGCGGCGATGCTCCGGGTGCAGTCTGGCGCGTGGTCGAGGTGGACGACGGCGGCGTGGGAAGCGAGAGCGAGCGGCTCGTCGTCCTGGCGAGCCGTTCCTCGGACCTGCCGCCTGCGTGCCGGTGCGTCGTCGAGCTCGGCGGGCCGGGCGGTGATCGGGTGATCGGAAGGGAGGCCGTCGGTCGGACGGAGGACCTGTCGGTCGGCTACGTCTCGACGCAGGAGGCGCGCCGCTACTCCGAGGCTCTCGCCGGCGCGAGCTCCCCCGTGAGCGCGCGCGCTGTTCCCGATGCCGTGAGCCTGGTCGAACTCGGGGCACTCCGCCGCGTCGGCGGCGGACCCGGTCTACCGGTCGTCCTCGGCATCGGCGCGGACGGTCCGGTCGAGGTCGATCTCGTCGCCGACGGGCCCCACGCGATCGTCGGAGGGACGACCGGCAGCGGGAAGAGCGAGCTGCTCGTGGCCTGGGTGCTGGCGCTCGCCGCCCGGTACGACCCGGCGGCCGTGACGTTCCTGCTGGCCGACTTCAAGGGCGGCGCGGGATTCGCTCCGCTCGCGGGCGTGCCGCACGTCACCGGAGTCATCACCGACCTCGATCCGCACGGTGCCGACCGCGCCTTCGCGAGCGTCGCGGCGGAGCTGCGGAGGCGGGAGGTGGTCCTGGCCCGTCACGGTGTGCCGGACATCGCACGTCTGCCGCGGGGTGCGCTGGCCCGCCTGGTCGTGGTGGTCGACGAGTGCGCGGTCGTCCTCGAACGGTCACCGGACCTGCACCGCGCCTTCGCCGACATCGCGGCGCGGGGCCGATCGCTCGGTGTCCACCTCGTGCTGTGCACGCAGCGTCCCATCGGGGTCGTGCGCGACGCCGTGGCGGCGAACTGCGGGCTCCGGATCGCGCTGCGCGTGCACGACGCCGCCGACTCGCGGGCGCTGCTCGGCACGGATGCGGCCGCGAGGATCCCGCACGCCTCTCCGGGGCGCTGCGTCGTGTCCGCCGGTGGACGACGGACGCTCGTGCAGACCGCGCTCGCGGGGCCGGGAGACATCCCACTCGCTATCGCGGCCGGCGACGCCGACGTGCCGGTCCACCGGCCGTGGCTCGATCCTCTTCCCTCGCATCTCGGCGTCCCGCCCGACGACCGCGCCGGTCTGCTGCTGGGCGTCGTCGACCGGCCGACCGAGCAGACCCAGGAGGCGGTCGTCCTGACTCGCCCCTCCCTTCTCGTGCTCGGCGCGGCCGGAACGGGCCGCACGAGCACTCTGCGGATGCTCGCCGAGCAGCTCGGTGCTCCTCCGGTGCTCGGTGCCGAGGACGCCGAGGAGATCTGGGACGAGGTGGTGTCCGATCGAGGGGGAGAGACGCCTCTGCTGCTCGACGACCTGGACCTGCTGCTGCGTCGATGCTCGGACGAGGAGCGGCGCCGTCTGCTCGACTCGCTGCAGACCGCCGTGCGATCGGGGCGGCGGCGGATCGTCGTCTCCGCGAGACGGACCACCGACGGGATCGCCGCGCTCCGCGACGGAGTCGACGACGTGCTGCTGCTCAGGGCCGCGAGCAGACAGGACCATCAGCTGCTCGCCGTCGACGGCGAGCCTTTCCGCGCCGAGCTCCCTCCGGGCGGGGGATGGTGGCACGGCGACCGGCTGCAGGTCTTCGAGTGCAGCCGGCCGGCTCTCGCGCGTGAGCGGCGCCTCCCTCCTCCGCTACCGGTCGGTGCCGCCCGGGTGGCGATCCTCACGAACTCGTCGAGAGCGCTCCGCACGATGCTGGACGGTACGGCTCCCGTGCTCTCCGTCGAGGAGGCGCTCGCCGCGGACGGCGGGGAGCGCTCCTCGGTCATCCTCGGGACGGTCGCCGAGTGGGCGACCGCCCGAGGACTGCTCGCCGGGATCCGCAGGGACGGGGCCGTCGTGCTGGACGTGCCGCCGCTCGAGGCGCGGACCGTCCTCGGCCCGCTGCCGGTCGCTCCGCTCTGCACGCCCGGCAGCCTCGTGCTCGAGGAGGGCGGACGGTTACGGCGGTCGCGGTGGCCCGACAGCTCGAGGAACGAGGCGGCGACTTCGGGAATCCGTGGTCTGAAGGGCGTATGA